The following proteins are encoded in a genomic region of Triticum dicoccoides isolate Atlit2015 ecotype Zavitan chromosome 1B, WEW_v2.0, whole genome shotgun sequence:
- the LOC119302036 gene encoding uncharacterized protein LOC119302036 isoform X2, with protein MARVSGAVAPLTPEVRELVLTQGERRRRWEEDEEVWCQMFGGRAAFHATAPAAALGQQQWVAPELDRWLRERQPLCQHQLLSYARKLRNFRHYRHALESKGWAQLEGWGRASMDSQFYGAQIIATRTPDCNIAIVLTGEETRIEAHNIFFRN; from the exons atggctagggtttcgggcgcggtgGCCCCTCTCACTCCGGAGGTGAGGGAGCTGGTGCTGACGCagggggagcggcggcggcggtgggaggaggatgaggaggtgtGGTGCCAGATGTTCGGAGGAAGGGCGGCGTTCCACGCGACGGCACCCGCAGCCGCGCTGGGCCAGCAGCAGTGGGTGGCGCCGGAGCTCGACCGGTGGCTCCGCGAGAGACAACCGCTCTGCCAGCACCAGCTCCTCTCCTACGCCCGCAAGCTCCGCAACTTCAGACATTACAGGCACGCCCTCGAG AGCAAGGGGTGGGCTCAGCTTGAAGGCTGGGGACGGGCATCGATGGACTCCCAGTTCTACGGGGCACAAATCATCGCGACGCGAACACCGGACTGTAACATTGCCATCGTTCTCACTGGTGAGGAAACCAG GAttgaagcacataatatattctttCGGAACTAA
- the LOC119302036 gene encoding uncharacterized protein LOC119302036 isoform X3, whose amino-acid sequence MARVSGAVAPLTPEVRELVLTQGERRRRWEEDEEVWCQMFGGRAAFHATAPAAALGQQQWVAPELDRWLRERQPLCQHQLLSYARKLRNFRHYRHALESKGWAQLEGWGRASMDSQFYGAQIIATRTPDCNIAIVLTGTVTRQER is encoded by the exons atggctagggtttcgggcgcggtgGCCCCTCTCACTCCGGAGGTGAGGGAGCTGGTGCTGACGCagggggagcggcggcggcggtgggaggaggatgaggaggtgtGGTGCCAGATGTTCGGAGGAAGGGCGGCGTTCCACGCGACGGCACCCGCAGCCGCGCTGGGCCAGCAGCAGTGGGTGGCGCCGGAGCTCGACCGGTGGCTCCGCGAGAGACAACCGCTCTGCCAGCACCAGCTCCTCTCCTACGCCCGCAAGCTCCGCAACTTCAGACATTACAGGCACGCCCTCGAG AGCAAGGGGTGGGCTCAGCTTGAAGGCTGGGGACGGGCATCGATGGACTCCCAGTTCTACGGGGCACAAATCATCGCGACGCGAACACCGGACTGTAACATTGCCATCGTTCTCACTG